Proteins encoded in a region of the Gemmatimonadota bacterium genome:
- a CDS encoding co-chaperone GroES family protein codes for MSELIIVGDRVLVEQHDGEQLTHSGLYLPATVTEKEKVGTGKVVRVGPGHLMPNPDYNEGDPVTRPAESVRYLPLQAQTGDFAFYLRKESIEINYQEKTYIIVPHNAILALVRSDGNVLQDLEDLLGEE; via the coding sequence ATGAGCGAGTTAATTATTGTAGGAGACCGGGTGCTCGTCGAGCAGCACGACGGCGAGCAGCTCACCCATTCGGGACTTTACCTGCCCGCCACGGTGACCGAGAAGGAAAAGGTGGGGACCGGAAAAGTCGTCCGCGTGGGACCGGGGCACCTGATGCCCAATCCGGACTACAACGAGGGCGACCCGGTAACCAGGCCCGCAGAATCGGTGCGCTACCTGCCGCTTCAGGCCCAGACGGGCGATTTCGCCTTCTACCTGCGCAAGGAGTCCATCGAGATCAATTACCAGGAGAAAACCTATATCATCGTCCCGCACAACGCCATCCTGGCGCTGGTGCGATCCGACGGCAACGTGCTGCAGGACCTCGAGGACCTGCTCGGTGAAGAGTAA
- a CDS encoding Bax inhibitor-1 family protein produces the protein MNRTAAYSRAQQGIPVAQLGVDVRGAFITRTYTHLLGAILAFALIEIYLFQTGMAESIARVLLGGSWLIVLGGFIILSWIASHFAHSAQTKGGQYGALGLFVVGEAIIFTPLLYVADSMAPGVINSAATVTLLGFLGLTIVAFHTRKDFSFLGGLLRWGFICALVLIVASVLFGFHLGTIFTVAMIVLAGGAILYDTSNVLHHYPEDRHVGAALQLFASVALLFWYILQFFLSSRD, from the coding sequence ATGAACAGGACGGCGGCCTACAGCAGGGCACAGCAAGGCATACCTGTCGCGCAACTGGGTGTCGACGTGCGCGGGGCGTTTATCACCCGTACCTACACCCATCTTCTCGGGGCGATCCTGGCTTTCGCCCTGATCGAGATCTATTTGTTCCAGACCGGCATGGCGGAATCGATCGCCCGCGTGCTGCTCGGCGGGTCCTGGCTCATCGTACTGGGCGGGTTCATCATCCTGAGCTGGATCGCGTCCCATTTCGCGCACAGTGCGCAGACCAAGGGCGGTCAGTACGGCGCGCTGGGGCTGTTCGTCGTAGGCGAGGCCATTATCTTCACGCCGCTGCTCTACGTTGCCGATTCCATGGCGCCGGGTGTGATCAACAGCGCCGCCACGGTTACGCTCCTCGGGTTTCTCGGGTTGACGATCGTGGCCTTTCATACCCGCAAGGACTTCTCCTTCCTCGGCGGACTGCTGAGGTGGGGGTTCATCTGCGCGCTCGTGCTGATCGTGGCCAGCGTGCTATTCGGATTCCACCTGGGGACGATCTTCACCGTGGCTATGATCGTACTGGCCGGCGGCGCGATCCTTTACGACACATCGAACGTATTGCATCACTATCCCGAAGACCGGCACGTTGGCGCGGCGCTTCAACTCTTCGCCTCCGTGGCGCTGTTGTTCTGGTACATTCTGCAGTTCTTCCTGTCCTCTAGAGACTAA
- the lepB gene encoding signal peptidase I: MHPRIRTIGREVVSFGLIALVLLAARSTLADHYTVPSGSMEYTLLPGDRIFVAKYTYGFRIPFTDWKLTEGREVERGEVVVFDSPVEDIRLVKRIVGVGGDTVSIRGGQVSINGTTMGSYTDMREEFYGERRVRLNLSYSGGEDYGPEVIPPGYLLAIGDARGNSKDGRVFGFISKDAVYGRAVSVYYRDGEGLCWLKL; encoded by the coding sequence ATGCACCCCAGAATCAGGACCATCGGCAGGGAAGTCGTTTCCTTCGGGCTCATCGCGCTGGTCCTGCTGGCGGCCCGGTCTACCCTTGCCGACCACTATACCGTCCCATCCGGTTCCATGGAATACACGCTCCTACCGGGGGACCGGATCTTCGTGGCCAAGTACACCTACGGCTTCCGGATTCCTTTCACGGACTGGAAGCTCACCGAGGGACGGGAAGTGGAACGGGGCGAGGTGGTGGTCTTCGATTCGCCCGTGGAAGACATCCGCCTGGTGAAGCGGATCGTCGGCGTGGGAGGCGACACCGTGTCTATCCGCGGGGGACAGGTTTCCATCAACGGCACGACGATGGGTTCCTACACGGATATGCGGGAGGAGTTCTACGGCGAACGCCGGGTCCGTCTGAACCTCAGTTACAGCGGGGGGGAGGACTACGGTCCGGAAGTCATTCCCCCCGGGTATCTCCTGGCCATCGGAGACGCCCGGGGGAACAGCAAGGACGGCCGGGTCTTCGGATTCATCTCAAAAGACGCGGTCTACGGCCGGGCCGTGTCCGTCTACTACCGCGACGGCGAAGGCCTCTGCTGGCTGAAGCTGTAG
- a CDS encoding M1 family metallopeptidase translates to MAKRLLFYVYALSIACLSTSVIAQKGPESINRSKFRQIKQEAPTPNVYRTASGAPGHQYWQNEADYEMEIELDDETQRLYGTEVITYHNNSPDELAYLWVQLDQNVRALDSDTRKIAGSRVSGQMSFAQLRRLLNDFDGGFKIEWVRDRRDNPLPHTINNTMMRVDIPEPLRPGRSFTFKIKWWYNINDRMKIGGRSGFEYFEEDDNYLYAIAQYFPRMAVYNEVEGWQNKQFLGRGEFTLPFGDYKVSITVPADHIVAATGVLQNPKDVLTDEQQARFERSRTADEPVMIVTEAEAIEAEKSRATEKKTWVFHGDNVRDFAFASSRKFIWDAMGVMSGPQHVMAMSFYPKEGNPLWERYSTKVVAHTMDVYSKYTFYYPYPTSISVHTNRIGMEYPMICFNGGRPEPDGTYSERTKYGMISVIIHEVGHNYFPMIVNSDERQWTWMDEGLNTFLQYLAEQEWDTEYPSRRGPAHQIVNYMKGDVERISPIMTNSESVFQLGPNAYGKPATALNILRETVMGRELFDHAFRSYSQRWMFKHPSPEDFFRSMEDASAVDLDWFWRGWFYSTDHVDLGLGDVKWFQINTRDPEVEKEIARTDREEENRGISYARNRTDITDPMVAQDSTLVDFYNRYDPFEVSILDQDEYESYLESLTPEDLAILESGKHFYELTFENVGGLVMPVILEFELEDGTKEVQRIPAEIWRYRDDSVTKVFVMDQPVERITLDPFLETADTDLSNNVWPPQSKPTRFQLFKQRFRTPENPMQRQQRAEEREKEEAGETKTETQ, encoded by the coding sequence ATGGCGAAACGCCTTCTATTCTACGTGTACGCGTTGAGCATCGCGTGCCTTTCCACCTCCGTGATAGCCCAGAAGGGCCCTGAATCGATCAATCGGAGCAAGTTCCGCCAGATCAAGCAGGAAGCCCCGACGCCGAACGTGTACCGGACCGCTTCCGGCGCGCCGGGCCACCAGTACTGGCAGAACGAGGCGGATTACGAGATGGAGATCGAGCTCGACGACGAGACGCAGCGTCTCTACGGCACCGAGGTCATCACCTACCACAACAACTCGCCCGACGAACTGGCCTACCTCTGGGTGCAGCTCGACCAGAACGTGAGGGCACTGGACTCGGACACGCGCAAGATCGCGGGCAGCCGGGTTTCGGGGCAGATGAGTTTCGCCCAGCTGCGCAGGCTGCTGAACGACTTCGACGGCGGCTTCAAGATCGAGTGGGTGCGGGACCGGCGCGACAACCCGCTGCCCCATACCATCAACAATACGATGATGCGCGTGGATATCCCCGAGCCGCTCCGTCCCGGTCGGTCCTTCACGTTCAAGATCAAATGGTGGTACAACATCAACGACCGGATGAAGATCGGCGGCCGTTCCGGTTTCGAGTACTTCGAGGAAGACGACAACTATCTCTACGCCATCGCCCAGTACTTCCCCCGCATGGCGGTGTATAACGAGGTCGAAGGCTGGCAGAACAAGCAGTTCCTCGGCCGGGGCGAGTTCACCCTGCCTTTCGGCGACTACAAGGTCAGCATTACCGTGCCGGCCGACCATATCGTCGCGGCGACCGGCGTGCTCCAGAACCCGAAGGACGTGCTGACCGACGAGCAGCAGGCACGTTTCGAGCGGTCCAGGACGGCGGACGAGCCCGTCATGATCGTGACCGAAGCGGAGGCCATCGAAGCGGAGAAGAGCCGTGCGACCGAGAAGAAGACCTGGGTTTTCCATGGCGATAACGTGCGTGACTTCGCCTTCGCCAGTTCCCGAAAGTTCATCTGGGACGCCATGGGCGTCATGTCCGGCCCCCAGCACGTCATGGCCATGTCCTTCTATCCCAAGGAGGGCAACCCCTTGTGGGAACGGTATTCCACGAAGGTGGTCGCCCATACGATGGACGTCTATTCGAAGTACACCTTCTACTATCCCTATCCCACGTCGATTTCCGTGCACACGAACCGCATCGGCATGGAATACCCGATGATCTGCTTCAACGGCGGCCGGCCGGAACCGGACGGCACCTACAGCGAGCGGACGAAGTACGGCATGATCAGCGTGATCATCCACGAGGTCGGCCACAACTACTTCCCCATGATCGTCAATTCGGACGAGCGGCAGTGGACGTGGATGGACGAGGGGCTGAACACCTTTCTCCAGTACCTGGCCGAACAGGAATGGGATACCGAGTATCCTTCCCGCCGCGGACCCGCCCACCAGATCGTGAATTACATGAAGGGTGACGTGGAGCGCATATCCCCCATCATGACCAATTCGGAGTCTGTGTTCCAGCTCGGGCCCAACGCCTATGGCAAGCCCGCTACCGCGCTGAACATCCTCCGGGAGACCGTCATGGGCCGGGAACTCTTCGACCATGCCTTCCGCAGCTATTCACAGCGCTGGATGTTCAAGCATCCTTCCCCCGAGGATTTCTTCCGCAGCATGGAAGACGCGTCCGCGGTGGACCTGGACTGGTTCTGGCGCGGGTGGTTCTACAGCACGGACCACGTGGATCTCGGGTTGGGCGACGTGAAGTGGTTCCAGATCAATACGCGGGATCCGGAGGTGGAGAAGGAGATCGCCCGGACGGACCGGGAAGAGGAGAACCGCGGGATCAGCTACGCGCGCAACCGGACCGATATCACGGACCCGATGGTCGCGCAGGACTCGACGCTGGTCGATTTCTACAACAGGTACGATCCCTTCGAGGTTTCCATCCTCGACCAGGACGAGTATGAAAGCTATCTGGAAAGCCTGACCCCAGAGGACCTGGCCATCCTGGAAAGCGGCAAGCACTTCTACGAACTGACTTTCGAGAACGTCGGCGGGCTGGTCATGCCGGTGATCCTGGAGTTTGAGCTCGAGGACGGCACGAAGGAAGTGCAGCGGATTCCGGCGGAGATATGGCGGTACCGGGACGACAGCGTGACCAAGGTGTTCGTCATGGACCAACCGGTGGAGAGGATCACCCTCGATCCCTTCCTGGAGACCGCGGATACCGATCTGAGCAACAACGTCTGGCCGCCGCAATCGAAACCGACGCGTTTCCAGTTGTTCAAGCAGCGATTCAGGACGCCGGAAAACCCAATGCAGCGTCAGCAGCGCGCGGAAGAGAGAGAGAAGGAAGAGGCAGGGGAAACGAAGACGGAAACGCAGTAG
- a CDS encoding adenylyltransferase/cytidyltransferase family protein — MPKHKRNAARIVDLEEFPGLGSREDLGAIVATSGGYDPLHPGHVSCLLESSAHGDTLVVIVNGDGFLRRKKGKPFMDLRARCQVVSCIRGVDFVIPFEIEDDDTVCEALRVIRPRVFTKGGDRTGMSNIPEWSVCKELGIEVISGVGLDKAWSSSDYLESWGRFWSGRADRG, encoded by the coding sequence ATGCCGAAGCACAAGCGAAATGCAGCCCGCATCGTCGACCTGGAAGAGTTTCCCGGCCTGGGGTCCAGAGAAGATCTGGGCGCCATCGTGGCCACTTCCGGCGGGTACGATCCGCTCCATCCCGGCCACGTCTCCTGCCTGCTGGAGTCGTCCGCCCATGGCGATACCCTGGTCGTCATCGTCAACGGCGACGGTTTTCTCCGCCGCAAGAAGGGTAAGCCCTTCATGGATCTCAGGGCCCGTTGCCAGGTGGTCTCCTGTATCCGCGGCGTGGATTTCGTCATACCTTTTGAAATAGAAGACGACGATACGGTCTGCGAGGCCCTGAGGGTGATCCGGCCCCGCGTGTTCACCAAGGGCGGAGACCGGACCGGCATGTCCAACATCCCCGAGTGGAGCGTATGCAAGGAACTCGGCATCGAAGTGATTTCGGGGGTGGGGTTGGACAAGGCCTGGAGCAGTTCCGACTACCTGGAATCGTGGGGACGGTTCTGGTCCGGTCGCGCGGACCGCGGGTAG